In the genome of Deltaproteobacteria bacterium, the window GTGAAGCCGGTTTTCGCTCTATAAGCCGTTGTCAAGTCAAGACGTTAAGCCATGTCGTGGGGGAAATTCCCGAATGGGATCCCCTGCAGCTCGGACTTGCCGATGAAAAGGACGTGTATAACTGGAATGCGGCTTTCGTCATTTTGACCGTGGCGATTTGCCGCCAGGCCCTGGAGCATGCCGCATTGGTTGTAGACCGGCATACGGGTCCAAAAACGGCCTGTCTGATCGGATCCGCCATCAACGGCAGCGACGCGCTGAGATGCGCCGTGGAAAACCTGAGGGAGAGGGGGCCTCTCAAGGTCAGTCCATATCTGCTTCCCAATATCTGCGCCAACCTTCCTGCGGGGAAGGCCGCAATGGAACTCGGCTTCACCGGACCGATTTTTTCGCCCCAGGGTGCATGTGCATCGGGGAATTATGCCCTTGCCCTGGGCGCCCGTATGATTCGGGACGGCGACTGTGATTTTGCCCTGGTCGGGGGGGTCGATATGCCGATTATTCCGGAAATTATTCACGGTTTTGCAAATATGAACGCAACGATCAAGATCCATCCCTACGACCGGGCCTATGGCGATCCTTCCCAGGCTTCCCGGCCATTCAGTTTGGACCGCAAAGGCTTTGTCATCGCAGAAGGAGCGGGTGTCCTGATCCTGGCCGCCGAGGAATCCATCAAGGCTCATGGCCTGCACGCTCGTGCCGAAGTGATGGGCGTCGGTTGGAGTGCAGACGCCCACCATTTTACGCGGCCCCATAAACAGACGATCATTCGGACCATTGTAGACGCCATCAGCGACGCGGGTCTTACTACGGATGATATCGACTACATCAATGCCCACGGCACCTCCACCATGGCTGGCGACAGTGCTGAAATCGACTGTCTGCGCACCATTTTTGACAAGCGCCTGCCTCGGATTCCGATTTCTTCCAACAAATCCCAGATCGGCCATTCCCTTGGCGCCGCCGCAGCCATTGAAAACGCCCTGACCATAGAGGGGATGGGGCAAGGAATACTCCTGCCGACCATCAACCATCTACCCGATTACCATTTCGACGATCTGGATTTTGTTCCGGATACTGCCCGCCGGCAGCATCACGAGATCGCACTTTCCAACGCCTTTGGCTTTGGCGGAACAAACTGCTGTATCGTTTTTCGAGGATGCATATGAGGCCGAAACCATTCCGTCCAGAACCTCTGAATGACAATCCCCGTTATGTCAGGGACTTGGAAAGCGGTCTGCTGTGGCACCGGTGTACCCAGCGGACGCTTTACGCCGACACGGACCGTTCCGCGGTGATTTATCATGCCAATTACCTTCGTTATTTCGAGTTTGGCCGGGCTTCACTCATGCGCGATGCGGCCTATCCTTATCGGGAGATCGAGGAAAGCGGTTTCGTTTATCCGGTGATTGAACTGGGTATTACCTTTTGGGAATCCCTGTATTATGATGATCCCATGTTTGTTCACACCCGTCCGGCAGACTTGGAACGGGTGAAGCTCCGGTTTGACTATTTGATTACAAACGCGGAATCGGGTGCTTTGGTTTGTACGGGGTTTACATGGCACTGCGCCTTAAATGCGCGGCGGCGGCCTGTGGGAATCGATCCCAAAACGATACAGCTCTGGAAAGCGTTTCCAAAATGACGGGGAGGACAAATTGGAACACCAGAGATAATAATGGGACTGGAGGTAACATGACGCGTGATGAAATCGTTGACCATATTCTGGAGATTTTTTGGAAGGAATTCGAGATAAAAAATCCCGGGCTGGACGATGATCTTCGGTCAGAACACGAATTTGACAGCATTGACGCAGTGGAACTGCTTCTGCAGATCGAAAAGCTGCTGGGGGCGGAGCTGAGCCAGGAGGAAAAAAAACAGGCTATGGATATCCGGACCATCAATCAGATCTGCGACTATATAGAAAACCTGGCCAAAGCCAGAGAGATAAAAATGAAATAAAAATATTTCTCGTAAAGAAGACCACATCGAAAACACATGGAAAGAAGAGTCGTCATTACGGCCTGTGCCGCCATTACACCCATCGGACTGACGAGAGAGGAAATGCTCCATTGCCTCAGGGATGGTGTATCGGGAATCAGACCCCTGAAGGAAGATGGTCTTTTATCCGGCCATATCCACTCGAAAGTATTCGGCACCGTTGATTATCCTGTTATCTATGACTTCAAGCGCACCTTCCGCAAAACCATGGGCCCTGTTGCCTATTATGCGTGCCAGGTGGCAAAGGAAACCCTTGAGCACGCGGGCCTTGATTCAGCCTTCATCACATCCGGTCGCCTGGGTGTTGCCTTTGGTTCCACCCACGGGAGCCCCACAGTACAGCGTGAAATCTACAAAACTTTCTTCGGCGGAACTCGTCAGGACGTGAGATCCATCGGCGCCGTCGATTACCTGAAATCCATGGTCCACACGACAGCGGTCAATATAACGAAGATGTTCGGCATTACAGGCCGCGTTATCTCGTCTTCCACAGCCTGTACAACCAGCAGTCAATCCATTGGTTTCGGCTACGAAATGATTAAGTTCGGCATGCAGGAT includes:
- a CDS encoding beta-ketoacyl-[acyl-carrier-protein] synthase family protein, producing MRAPLNRRVFVIGYGAATPLGRTFSLSWQRAIKGEAGFRSISRCQVKTLSHVVGEIPEWDPLQLGLADEKDVYNWNAAFVILTVAICRQALEHAALVVDRHTGPKTACLIGSAINGSDALRCAVENLRERGPLKVSPYLLPNICANLPAGKAAMELGFTGPIFSPQGACASGNYALALGARMIRDGDCDFALVGGVDMPIIPEIIHGFANMNATIKIHPYDRAYGDPSQASRPFSLDRKGFVIAEGAGVLILAAEESIKAHGLHARAEVMGVGWSADAHHFTRPHKQTIIRTIVDAISDAGLTTDDIDYINAHGTSTMAGDSAEIDCLRTIFDKRLPRIPISSNKSQIGHSLGAAAAIENALTIEGMGQGILLPTINHLPDYHFDDLDFVPDTARRQHHEIALSNAFGFGGTNCCIVFRGCI
- a CDS encoding acyl-CoA thioesterase; protein product: MRPKPFRPEPLNDNPRYVRDLESGLLWHRCTQRTLYADTDRSAVIYHANYLRYFEFGRASLMRDAAYPYREIEESGFVYPVIELGITFWESLYYDDPMFVHTRPADLERVKLRFDYLITNAESGALVCTGFTWHCALNARRRPVGIDPKTIQLWKAFPK
- a CDS encoding acyl carrier protein; its protein translation is MTRDEIVDHILEIFWKEFEIKNPGLDDDLRSEHEFDSIDAVELLLQIEKLLGAELSQEEKKQAMDIRTINQICDYIENLAKAREIKMK